A single window of Granulibacter bethesdensis DNA harbors:
- a CDS encoding F0F1 ATP synthase subunit B: MQAHELSGAPWHHPVFWVAVAFVLFFVLFGRKIWGVLTSKLDSYADEVRQNLDEARKLRREAEAMLEDARRRKEQALAEAKRLLESAHAEAARAAKALSDDAEASIRRREKMANDRIAAAEKAAVDEVRFAAADIASRAAKDILAREFGPYADAALIDSAISKLPQALRAA, translated from the coding sequence ATGCAGGCTCATGAACTCAGCGGCGCTCCCTGGCACCATCCGGTTTTCTGGGTGGCCGTTGCCTTTGTTCTGTTCTTCGTGCTGTTCGGCCGGAAAATCTGGGGGGTCCTGACCTCCAAGCTTGACAGCTACGCTGACGAAGTGCGTCAGAACCTCGACGAAGCACGCAAGCTCCGTCGTGAGGCCGAGGCCATGCTGGAAGATGCCCGCCGCCGCAAGGAACAGGCTCTGGCCGAAGCAAAACGTTTGCTGGAATCCGCTCATGCGGAAGCAGCCCGGGCTGCCAAGGCGCTCAGTGACGATGCGGAAGCGAGCATCCGTCGCCGTGAGAAAATGGCCAATGACCGCATTGCCGCCGCCGAAAAGGCTGCCGTCGATGAAGTCCGCTTTGCCGCCGCCGACATTGCCAGCCGTGCCGCTAAGGACATTCTGGCACGTGAATTCGGCCCTTACGCCGATGCAGCGCTGATCGACTCCGCCATCAGCAAACTGCCGCAGGCTCTGCGCGCAGCCTGA
- a CDS encoding DUF1194 domain-containing protein yields the protein MRRFLSPGLLRPVMTCAVLAVMALLSSSHSPSVDAATPKADLALVLAVDVSGSMDTSRYVLQMEGIARALEDPAVVTAMLSGRHRSMLLAVVEWADRPVLSVPWTLITGQADANAVAARIRILPRVPGDFTCMAQALRMISDKTLPSMPAQVERVVIDVSGDGHDNCNSSPDVPTMRDMLAGDGVTINGLPILEGDEATTLKGWYASHVVGGPGGFLVPAESFREFGDAFRRKFTREVSALPVPESLALTALEKQKMVRGFGAGFHESLLAEQFSHRILHQ from the coding sequence ATGAGACGATTTTTATCTCCCGGCCTGCTGCGGCCGGTGATGACGTGTGCGGTGTTGGCGGTCATGGCTCTGTTGTCCTCATCTCACTCCCCGTCTGTGGATGCTGCAACACCCAAGGCCGACCTGGCTCTGGTGCTGGCGGTGGATGTCTCCGGCTCAATGGATACCAGCCGCTACGTCCTGCAAATGGAGGGCATCGCCCGCGCTCTGGAAGACCCCGCCGTTGTGACCGCGATGCTGTCGGGGCGGCATCGTTCTATGCTGCTGGCGGTTGTCGAATGGGCGGACAGGCCCGTTCTGTCCGTGCCATGGACATTGATCACCGGTCAGGCGGATGCCAATGCAGTGGCTGCCCGGATTCGTATCCTGCCCCGTGTTCCAGGCGATTTCACCTGTATGGCGCAGGCCCTGCGGATGATTTCTGACAAGACCCTACCCTCCATGCCGGCGCAGGTGGAGCGCGTCGTGATTGATGTTTCCGGCGATGGCCATGACAATTGCAACAGCAGCCCTGATGTTCCCACCATGCGGGACATGTTGGCTGGCGATGGCGTGACCATCAACGGTCTGCCTATTCTGGAGGGAGATGAGGCCACGACCCTGAAAGGCTGGTATGCCAGCCATGTCGTCGGAGGGCCGGGAGGCTTTCTGGTGCCTGCAGAAAGTTTCCGGGAGTTCGGCGATGCCTTCCGCCGGAAATTTACCCGCGAAGTCAGCGCTTTGCCTGTGCCTGAATCATTGGCTCTGACGGCTTTAGAAAAACAGAAAATGGTGCGGGGGTTCGGCGCAGGCTTTCATGAAAGCCTGCTGGCTGAGCAGTTTTCCCATCGCATCCTGCACCAGTAA
- a CDS encoding ATP synthase subunit C family protein, with amino-acid sequence MDVAAAKALGAGISVIALAGVGLGIGNIFASLIASVARNPSSRDQVFSIGILGFALTEAVALFALLIAFLILFA; translated from the coding sequence ATGGACGTCGCAGCCGCCAAGGCCCTCGGTGCCGGTATCTCTGTTATCGCCCTCGCCGGCGTCGGCCTCGGCATCGGCAACATCTTCGCCTCTCTGATCGCCAGCGTCGCACGCAACCCGTCTTCCCGCGACCAGGTCTTCAGCATCGGCATTCTCGGCTTCGCCCTGACGGAAGCCGTGGCGCTGTTCGCGCTGCTGATCGCCTTCCTGATCCTGTTCGCCTGA
- a CDS encoding AtpZ/AtpI family protein — MNAARNRQGLGTDGQNPTSVLQAPDGSPGPSAMGIGLRIGADLVSALIVGVAIGYALDRWLGTMPLFLILFILMGGAAGILNVWRTLRRMPAGQGQSEAGDATHGRR, encoded by the coding sequence GGGCCTTGGGACAGACGGGCAGAACCCGACTTCCGTGCTTCAAGCCCCTGATGGCAGCCCTGGCCCTTCTGCCATGGGTATTGGCTTGCGAATCGGTGCTGACCTCGTGTCCGCACTGATTGTCGGGGTCGCCATCGGATATGCTCTGGATCGCTGGCTGGGTACGATGCCCCTGTTTCTGATTTTGTTCATCCTGATGGGAGGCGCGGCCGGTATTCTCAACGTATGGCGCACCCTGCGCCGTATGCCAGCCGGTCAAGGCCAAAGCGAAGCAGGTGACGCCACCCACGGGCGGCGGTAG
- a CDS encoding F0F1 ATP synthase subunit A: MAAEPTIDALGQFRLHHGLGPIGGLVNFTQSNEIMVLGTAIVLGIIALGMRQRAVVPGRLQSLVEISYNFIMGLCIEQIGHEGKKFFPFIFTLFFFVLMGNLLGLFPYFFTYTSHVAVTGGLAVLVIVLVTAVALRYHGLHFFSYFFPPGAPKALAPIIVPIEIISYLSRPVSLSIRLFANMVAGHVMFEVFATFMFLLIGALGTFGYFAALLPMTLNVTLVGFELLVAFLQAYVFAILTCIYLHDAVHLH; this comes from the coding sequence GTGGCGGCAGAACCCACGATCGACGCGCTCGGCCAGTTCAGGCTGCATCACGGCCTTGGCCCGATTGGCGGGCTGGTGAATTTTACCCAATCCAATGAAATCATGGTTTTGGGCACCGCTATCGTCCTGGGAATCATCGCACTGGGCATGCGCCAGCGTGCCGTAGTGCCTGGGCGCCTGCAATCCCTGGTCGAAATATCCTATAATTTCATCATGGGCCTGTGCATCGAGCAGATCGGACATGAAGGGAAAAAGTTCTTTCCCTTCATCTTCACACTGTTCTTCTTCGTGCTGATGGGCAATCTGCTCGGCCTGTTCCCCTATTTCTTCACCTATACCAGCCATGTTGCCGTGACCGGCGGTCTGGCAGTTCTGGTGATCGTGCTGGTGACGGCGGTGGCCCTGCGCTATCACGGCCTGCACTTCTTCTCCTACTTCTTTCCTCCGGGCGCGCCGAAGGCGCTGGCACCCATCATCGTGCCGATTGAAATCATTTCCTATCTGTCTCGTCCGGTCAGCCTGTCCATCCGTCTGTTCGCCAACATGGTGGCCGGACATGTGATGTTCGAGGTGTTTGCCACGTTCATGTTTCTGTTGATCGGCGCTCTGGGTACGTTCGGCTATTTCGCCGCACTCCTGCCGATGACACTGAACGTGACCCTCGTTGGCTTCGAATTGCTGGTGGCGTTCCTTCAGGCTTATGTGTTCGCCATCCTCACCTGTATCTATCTGCACGACGCAGTGCATCTGCACTAA